In Aspergillus chevalieri M1 DNA, chromosome 7, nearly complete sequence, the sequence gcccgcccggctgcgctgccccagccacccaatcaccgccccaatgtccgcgccgtcgacctgcaatcccaccagtcgccgctgccatgccccccgaatgcccaccccccatggcccatgcagcatcatcgccaccatggGGATCAAAACCCCCCGGTACTGACACCGGCCGCCCGGCTCCCACCCGGCGCATATCGTCTGCGGCATCCCACAGGAAAAACACCCGCTGAATCGGCTGTACTGGATCCGCCGGCGAACCTGCAGCATCCACTGCTTGGCCGcctggctgcgtgcatgccggcatgaatataaatcgtgctggtcatccgcctgggccatggcgcagatataacatcgatcccgccactgctgagcctcctgctccccaaactcctcatccagccatgcctgggactgttgccggcggaattgaatgtcggccgcggcccactggtgctggcgttggcggTGGCTTGCGcactggcgctgctgctggcggtggctcgggctcgggtgctggtgctggcgttggttcgggctctggctctggctcgggctatggcttgggctTAAGCTAtcgctgtggcgccggtgctgacttgggcttgggctctggcttgggctctggctcgggctcgggctatggctccggcgtgggctgtggctcgggctatggctatggctccggcgtgggaaatggctccggcgtgggcaatggctatggctctggctcgggctcgggctatggcttgagcttgggctgtggcgccggtgctgacttgggcttgggctctggctcgggctatggctcgggctccggcgtgggctgtggctcgggctatggctatggctccggcgtgggaaatggctccggcgtgggcaatggctatggctctggctcgggctcgggctatggcttgagcttgggctgtggcgccggtgctgacttgggcttgggctgtggctcggcctatggctcgggctccggcgtgggctatggctccggcttcggcttgggctgcatgagcccgctgctctgctggaatcatactccattccgcgcctgagcccccgaccattggaacgcctcgtggcactgcgcgcccgccagtctgggtcatctgccagccctaacactggccgaaccgcctgccctgggccatggtgcaAGCCCACACACCCGGCCTCATGCCCAGCCTCATGCccggcctcatcaccacccacgtgccctacatgccactgcacattacacccatcacatgcctgctcgtccccgtcatccccgcaatgctgccgccggTATCCATTCACTGTCCCATCCAGATAATCGTCCAGTACCACCCGCCGGCACCCCCGAcctgccaccacccccatgtattgctgcaccagctccacctccggtgtgcccagctgtcgctcatcctccgcccaccCCGCCGGCTGGATAATGATCGCCTGGCTGGCCTGCCCATCCCGCCCGGCTCGCCCGCTTTCCTGTGCATAATCCAATAACGTCCGGGGTGtcccaagatgaatgatcactcggatattcggaatatcaacccccatgcccaatgcactggtcgcgcaaagcactgtggaatcccctcccatgaaccgccccaaaatcccaccccggtccacctgcccactgaaatacgcctcacatcccaataccgccgccatcgcctgcacctggtggacccggttggcatatatcaccatcttccccccccgggcccgggcccactggagctgcgcctgcaggaactgaataatccaggcatcctgctcccatccatatccatgtggtgcagtgtgtggaatcggtggccgccacaccccatatgccacattgccgcggctcgtgcgggcccgatatatatcgatctgatcctgtgggtggtgaatgcgctggctgaactccggttccatctcgggggcaatgtggccgttaaaaacaccatctgtgtacgggcccgaacgagcttcccaagctgtgccatggcggaccggaagttcttctgctggttcataatgatgtggcattcatcaatcaccacccggtccagccgctgcatcaccaccaaccggttgatgaatgaatggaaatcgggggtgacagccgattccggtgtgaccagcacaatggctgcttcatcacatggctgctgccggtcccatgccatacatgggatgcctagccgccggcaccgctgctgcatatcctgccgcagcgagatcaatggcaccaccacaatggtggtgcccccggggacggcccacgcgggcaacatgaataacatgcttttcccaccgccggtgggcatgactgccaccacggggctcttgccctgctggatcgccgccatggcgggtgcctggatgccctggaactgcatgccggcctgaccggtcatctgctgcagcgcagcggccatgtccatggtctgcagctggtggcgccgctccatgtggtgctcctcagcctccacctgccatggggcccgcttgcgtttcccaagcacggggcgagccctaacccgttcctgaccgggatcattcaccaagcaagccctaacccgttcctgaccgggatggtgaattggacagctaccttcatccaccaagcgagccctaacccgttcctgaccgggatggtgaattggacggttgccttcatccaccaagcgagccctaaccccttcctgactgggatcactcaccaagcgagccctaacccgttcctgaccgggatcattcaccaagcaagccctaacccattcctgaccgggatcatccaccaagcaagccctaacccattcctgaccgggatcatccaccaagcgagccctaacctgttcctgaccgggacggcggcttggacagctgccttcatccaccaagccagcccgaagcccaccggcatcaatgtcggcatggacatctcctggaacccccgtgccgcagccgaaccccagaaactggtgccaatccacactggactgccggaacattgcccgccggtggcttgttgtgcccgcctgctccatcagctgccgcccatataccatccccgccacgtgcgatgaatggcccgcctgtaaatccgtcatatgcgccatccactggtccgcatccatgccgtcctcacagtcagcatccaatgccgccgcctgctccgtttcatcctggcggtcactggtgaatgtgctggatgcccgcaggaaccgccggctgatgccaatggcaatgtcccggtacgccggaatattcaatgcctggccgagccgggcctgggtctcccgcttcaacacctcccggaatcgctcggggtccatggccgctgcatgcccgggtcggggccccataaatatgggctggggggctgccatgccggtgtgccgttcgacgtgccaatcaatgtgccattcagtgtgccgttcgccgtgccattcggtgtgccaatcgttgtgccattcgacatggcatttgatgtgccggcctgtgtgccaatcggtgtgccaatcggtgtgctgttcgatgtgctgtttgatgtgccgttcagtctaccattcaacatgccattcaccgtaccatttggtgtgccattccatgtgccgttcaatgtgctgttcgatgtgccattcactgtgccagctcgtgtgccaatcggtatgctgtttgttgtgccgttcaacatgctgttcgatgtgccgttcaatgtgctgttcgatgtgccattcagtgtgtcgtttgatatgccatttgctgtgccgtttgatgtgccattcagtgtgccgttcgccctgccattcagtgtgccattgaccgtgccggctcgtgtgccattccatgtgccgttcaatgtgctgtttgatgtgccattcaccgtgctggctcgtgtgccattcgccgtgccggcttgtgtgccaatcagtgtgccattcagtatgccgttcgccgtgccattcagtgtgccattcaatgtgccggcttgtgtgccattccatgtgctgttcaatgtgctgttcaatgtgccgttcgatgtgccgttcgacatgccattcactgtaccattcaccgtgccattcaccgtgccggctcgtgtgccattcaatgtgccgttcgatgtgccattcgacataccattcgatgtgccattcgacataccattccatgtgccgttcgatgtgccatttgacataccattcgatgtgccattcaccgtgccatgcgcagtgccggcctgccacgctgtcaactggccaatgaatggcatcgccagccacatataccacaccaccaactccccgaccgcccgtggcacataccggtggatcagcttgctgtcgttgctcgcatggaagcccttgtggtatgcagtcaccagtgtcaccatcccatcctcaatgaacacattgcggaattggttgttcggcgtgttgacatactgcacactgagcagctcgggggcccgtgccggctgccccgccgtcatatggatggccacggccagtttctccttgaaccgggccacccgggccagatactgtgccaccaatgggccgtggatcgccccccggcgcatgaattgctgctgcacggggcgctctgtgcgcagccgctggatcatccaccaccggccatccacgggccaccgggtTCGGCGATCGTGCAaaaagttccagcccgggtgcccctgggtgggatcatcatacaagccctgccacgggatggcgggcagcggcatggtgcttggggtgtgggcgctgctggaaccatcggcaatacataatagttcacacagcagctcccgtgtggccccaaccaacccgtggatgaacccacggaattcacccatcgtgaaatgcagatccttgtacaacagctcatcggctcccatccacgccacatggcccggcgccgtgctattgtaatggatcttcaacccatatgtgcgccagtcgagcaatgtctgcatgggcccatgggtgccacggatcatgaagcggctgaccatctgctgcacatggtcatgaaatgacgggcgatcgtgcaccgtggtgggggtgtggcgtgtgggactggcactatcacagccctcatcgatatcggccagttgggcatctgcactggccaacggccatgctattgggctagccggtgtgccattcactgtgccattcactgtgccattcactgtgccattcgccgtgctagcctgtgcctgccacatctgaataatgtcccccacatggggatccaaccacagtgccttctgcaccaccatgaaccgcgcaagcttgatcatccgcgataaaatggggggtaactgtcgggatcacgccacccagtctcccccagccgagcaccgccatggcacacacaagggggctttcatattcatgggcacggtggcgctggttgagcagctcaatgcaaaactccaagcaggcacgctccattgggctcatcatccatgccggctcggtgctgcctgcattgccagtctcctctgcttcttccacatgctcggggctcaccccatgcccggctgtgggctgatctccggggctcaccccacgcccctctgtggcccgataactgccggggttcccaccctgttctaggatccgaccggccccggggaacatatggaccgcccgagcccgggctcgatggggcgcctgttggggcctcgccatggtgggcatggcaagctgccacaagatctgccacttccgctgctgccgcgcggtcatcccatacacgggcagtgggccacaccactcctgcatgccctgtccggcctgggtggcctgtgtgcgtgcaatgaagcccaacacttGCTGTCGGCCATGGACGGGTAACCCTAATCCAACAATAGTGTTCGTCAAGCTAATGGTGCCAAGCTTACGGGAAGgaatcgatgaagaagaaaggaaacaaagtgGAATCgaacaatatatatatatatctctctctctctatctaTCTCTCCATCGAGCTATATATCTCGCTATATATCTACATCTacatctatatatatatatacacaccCCCACATACCAAACAGTGTATCCCTTAAGATGAATGGGTGTATAGTGTCTAGTTCTCTTTCATCTCAACAGTCACatacggctgctgctgccgctgccgctttGCTGCTGGCTCCTCCCCTTTTCCCTCCCCCAGCCCCGCTTCCGCGGGCCTAGTGATACCTGAAACCCTAGGAAGGCATGCCACTCCCGACTGATGGCCCGGTATTGCACCCGCCGTGCCTGGATATGGCCAGGTGCCTCCTGCAGCCCCCGGGCATACACCGTCCCAGCAGCCCAGGACCCATGGCCGGCTTGCTGGTCGATCAGCCCATCATCGGCACTGTAGTCACGCTTGAACCCACCACACTGCAGGTGTGCCCGGGAGATGGCAATTGCTGCATGCCGCCAGGAAATCACATTGAGCTTGGTCTGCAGattgttacagatctcactgcatcagcctcacgtgacaatgcggggagtcaaggcagaatcattgggcaaaaagaccatgcagaaagaacaaggattatgatgaggaagatatacacccaagcatcacgtgaccacggtagaaaggacgacggaggaattctaccaatataccaatatggtagataggacaaagagggaatgctaccaatctatcagggaatggatattacaggacagaaggaggtagcatggtaggaacggagaatctaccattggactaggaaaggtatataaggacattcattcatgtacctagcttagttcttcgcgatcaattcaagtcttacagcattggttaccttctagtttctgactcgtccgcacttaaccaacaacccagtatacgtactcggttggccttgtttctctactcgttacctttaccgttcctacttgttgattatcttacggagcctggagggggcgatatacccatcaacgactat encodes:
- a CDS encoding uncharacterized protein (COG:L;~EggNog:ENOG410PI7H;~InterPro:IPR027417,IPR014001,IPR011545;~PFAM:PF00270;~TransMembrane:1 (o1285-1308i);~go_function: GO:0003676 - nucleic acid binding [Evidence IEA];~go_function: GO:0005524 - ATP binding [Evidence IEA]), producing the protein MLNAPSGPIREICNNLQTKLNVISWRHAAIAISRAHLQCGGFKRDYSADDGLIDQQAGHGSWAAGTVYARGLQEAPGHIQARRVQYRAISREWHAFLGFQVSLGPRKRGWGREKGRSQQQSGSGSSSRLPVHGRQQVLGFIARTQATQAGQGMQEWCGPLPVYGMTARQQRKWQILWQLAMPTMARPQQAPHRARARAVHMFPGAGRILEQGGNPGSYRATEGRGVSPGDQPTAGHGVSPEHVEEAEETGNAGSTEPAWMMSPMERACLEFCIELLNQRHRAHEYESPLLPPILSRMIKLARFMVVQKALWLDPHVGDIIQMWQAQASTANGTVNGTVNGTVNGTPASPIAWPLASADAQLADIDEGCDSASPTRHTPTTVHDRPSFHDHVQQMVSRFMIRGTHGPMQTLLDWRTYGLKIHYNSTAPGHVAWMGADELLYKDLHFTMGEFRGFIHGLVGATRELLCELLCIADGSSSAHTPSTMPLPAIPWQGLYDDPTQGHPGWNFLHDRRTRWPVDGRWWMIQRLRTERPVQQQFMRRGAIHGPLVAQYLARVARFKEKLAVAIHMTAGQPARAPELLSVQYVNTPNNQFRNVFIEDGMVTLVTAYHKGFHASNDSKLIHRYVPRAVGELVVWYMWLAMPFIGQLTAWQAGTAHGTVNGTSNGMSNGTSNGTWNGMSNGTSNGMSNGTSNGTLNGTRAGTVNGTVNGTVNGMSNGTSNGTLNSTLNSTWNGTQAGTLNGTLNGTANGILNGTLIGTQAGTANGTRASTVNGTSNSTLNGTWNGTRAGTVNGTLNGRANGTLNGTSNGTANGISNDTLNGTSNSTLNGTSNSMLNGTTNSIPIGTRAGTVNGTSNSTLNGTWNGTPNGTHIEQHTDWHTDWHTGRHIKCHVEWHNDWHTEWHGERHTEWHIDWHVERHTGMAAPQPIFMGPRPGHAAAMDPERFREVLKRETQARLGQALNIPAYRDIAIGISRRFLRASSTFTSDRQDETEQAAALDADCEDGMDADQWMAHMTDLQAGHSSHVAGMVYGRQLMEQAGTTSHRRAMFRQSSVDWHQFLGFGCGTGVPGDVHADIDAGGLRAGLVDEGSCPSRRPGQEQVRARLVDDPGQEWVRACLVDDPGQEWVRACLVNDPGQERVRARLVSDPSQEGVRARLVDEGNRPIHHPGQERVRARLVDEGSCPIHHPGQERVRACLVNDPGQERVRARPVLGKRKRAPWQVEAEEHHMERRHQLQTMDMAAALQQMTGQAGMQFQGIQAPAMAAIQQGKSPVVAVMPTGGGKSMLFMLPAWAVPGGTTIVVVPLISLRQDMQQRCRRLGIPCMAWDRQQPCDEAAIVLVTPESAVTPDFHSFINRLVVMQRLDRVVIDECHIIMNQQKNFRSAMAQLGKLVRARTQMVFLTATLPPRWNRSSASAFTTHRIRSIYIGPARAAAMWHMGCGGHRFHTLHHMDMDGSRMPGLFSSCRRSSSGPGPGGGRW